A window from Shimia isoporae encodes these proteins:
- a CDS encoding sensor domain-containing diguanylate cyclase, translating to MPLIFRIIALRFLLILSVAVTAALPANADGPAPVFDFRQVDFQDRGDVTMKGDWLFRYGELLSPVEAYAAYESGNMDVVDVPSPWSQHVPEAKENRLLKGYGSYVVRMLLPEAGEDPLVLVAPRIKDAYEIYWIPMNAPDEAVRIAAEGTMTGKLVASQGHQAHGLARGSDGLLLINVRSEMTVRQGIVRALKVYESSHYQASLQMERLFEGALMGFMLLVAVLNLCLYIFHRKDHATLVLTLAGLAILIRSVCVGGSIETVFGPEWRPFRLRLEYANAFFLLWTAVLLNQTLLWERIRHWRMITIVGGLCAIGVAYSLIAPLPYVTMAARTIQWAGFAAILMILIGCCLAVYRKVPNAIPFLLGWLTMLTAAVYDVVTTLYTGHMVNTLDVMFAIGIMAYSVTVGRRVIQAINRAEFLEEERALLQKLHQDAVDTARHDHLTGLLNRQAFDDEMAHAWLQREKEDGQLSLVLFDIDHFKGINDTHGHPIGDKVLKSVAALLKETRLRKSDRICRYGGEEFALILPGTRGKDAVKIAERLRQSIAGHITECSPDLSLIITCSFGVASASAKGPSEPALLIEEADAALYQAKATGRNRVERYGMPPQADISAKTA from the coding sequence ATGCCCCTGATCTTCCGCATAATTGCATTGCGGTTCCTTCTGATCCTTTCGGTCGCCGTCACGGCGGCGCTGCCCGCAAACGCGGACGGGCCAGCACCTGTGTTCGATTTCCGTCAGGTCGACTTCCAAGATAGGGGCGATGTCACCATGAAGGGCGACTGGCTCTTCAGATACGGTGAACTGCTGTCCCCAGTCGAAGCCTATGCTGCCTATGAATCCGGCAACATGGACGTTGTCGACGTACCTTCCCCCTGGAGCCAACATGTTCCAGAAGCCAAAGAAAACCGACTTCTTAAAGGCTACGGCAGCTACGTTGTCCGCATGCTCCTACCCGAAGCAGGAGAAGACCCGCTCGTACTCGTCGCCCCGAGAATCAAGGACGCCTACGAAATCTACTGGATTCCGATGAACGCACCCGACGAAGCTGTGCGTATTGCCGCCGAAGGGACAATGACTGGAAAGCTCGTGGCCAGCCAGGGCCATCAGGCGCACGGTCTCGCCCGCGGCTCCGACGGGCTCCTGCTGATCAACGTTCGCTCGGAAATGACGGTTCGGCAGGGCATCGTGCGCGCCCTGAAAGTCTATGAATCTTCGCACTATCAGGCGAGCCTGCAAATGGAGCGCCTTTTCGAAGGTGCCCTTATGGGGTTCATGCTGCTGGTCGCAGTGCTGAACCTCTGTCTCTACATTTTCCATCGCAAAGATCATGCTACGCTGGTCCTGACGTTGGCTGGCCTCGCCATTCTGATCCGCTCGGTCTGTGTCGGCGGCAGTATCGAAACCGTGTTCGGCCCCGAATGGCGCCCGTTCCGACTGCGCCTTGAATACGCGAATGCCTTTTTCCTGCTATGGACGGCAGTCCTTCTGAACCAGACTCTGCTTTGGGAACGCATTCGTCACTGGCGCATGATCACCATTGTTGGCGGACTATGTGCAATCGGTGTTGCCTACAGCTTGATCGCACCGCTTCCTTACGTGACCATGGCGGCGCGGACCATTCAATGGGCAGGATTTGCGGCCATTCTGATGATCCTAATTGGCTGCTGCCTCGCGGTGTATCGCAAAGTGCCAAATGCAATCCCCTTCCTGTTGGGCTGGCTCACAATGCTCACCGCGGCGGTTTATGACGTGGTGACAACCCTCTACACCGGGCACATGGTCAACACGCTGGACGTGATGTTTGCGATTGGCATCATGGCTTACTCCGTCACTGTTGGTCGACGCGTTATTCAGGCTATCAACCGTGCCGAGTTCCTCGAGGAAGAGCGTGCACTGCTGCAAAAACTGCATCAGGACGCCGTCGATACTGCGCGCCACGACCACCTTACGGGCCTGCTCAACCGTCAGGCATTTGACGACGAGATGGCCCATGCCTGGCTCCAGCGCGAAAAAGAAGACGGCCAACTGTCCCTGGTCTTGTTCGACATTGACCATTTCAAAGGCATCAATGACACGCACGGTCACCCGATTGGCGACAAGGTACTGAAGTCCGTTGCCGCACTGCTCAAGGAAACACGACTGCGCAAGTCCGATCGTATCTGTCGCTACGGCGGTGAAGAATTCGCCCTCATTTTACCCGGCACCCGCGGCAAAGACGCTGTTAAGATTGCAGAACGCCTTCGCCAATCGATCGCAGGACACATTACCGAGTGTTCCCCTGACCTGTCGCTGATAATCACCTGCTCGTTCGGCGTCGCCTCGGCAAGCGCCAAAGGCCCGTCTGAGCCTGCCCTGCTCATCGAAGAAGCTGACGCTGCACTCTATCAGGCCAAAGCCACAGGCCGGAACCGCGTAGAGCGCTATGGCATGCCACCGCAAGCAGACATATCTGCAAAAACCGCCTGA